In Janibacter cremeus, a genomic segment contains:
- a CDS encoding DUF2505 domain-containing protein, whose protein sequence is MKISRTTYFDAGVEDVFAVIASEDHQRAKVATRLGRSSATATDLGGGRTDVRTERVLPTHGMPAAVSSLVGDTLTVTEEQTWRPAGPDGSRTADLGIRVAGAPVQLRGTVTLSPAGEGSHLVVDADLTCSVPILGRKIESAAKPTIEETFDHEVRLLRERLR, encoded by the coding sequence ATGAAGATCTCGCGCACCACCTACTTCGACGCCGGCGTCGAGGACGTCTTCGCCGTCATCGCCAGCGAGGACCACCAGCGGGCGAAGGTCGCAACTCGGCTCGGCCGGTCGAGCGCGACGGCCACCGACCTGGGCGGTGGCCGCACGGACGTGCGCACCGAGCGGGTGCTGCCCACGCACGGCATGCCCGCGGCCGTCTCGTCCCTCGTCGGGGACACCCTGACGGTGACGGAGGAGCAGACGTGGCGACCGGCCGGCCCGGACGGCTCACGGACCGCCGATCTCGGGATCCGGGTCGCGGGGGCACCGGTCCAGCTGCGCGGGACGGTGACCCTGTCACCAGCGGGCGAAGGGAGCCACCTGGTCGTCGACGCCGACCTCACCTGCTCGGTGCCCATCCTGGGCAGGAAGATCGAGTCCGCGGCGAAGCCGACGATCGAGGAGACCTTCGACCACGAGGTGCGACTGCTCAGGGAGAGACTGCGCTGA
- a CDS encoding DUF6912 family protein: protein MRVYLPMLVGELTEVRDAADLPARQAHGVTSALRAADPAADEEDLEFEAMCQALDSARALGPGARVVAAADTGPREDAGDGALLAGQERLRLDEVVSFHVEEGSGDVGTGYDDLLWYDVTELDGLVSAVSP from the coding sequence ATGCGCGTCTACCTGCCGATGCTCGTCGGCGAGCTCACCGAGGTCCGCGACGCCGCTGACCTGCCCGCACGGCAGGCACACGGCGTGACCAGCGCGCTGCGGGCTGCTGACCCCGCAGCCGACGAGGAGGACCTGGAGTTCGAGGCGATGTGCCAGGCGCTGGACTCCGCCCGCGCACTGGGGCCCGGCGCTCGCGTCGTGGCCGCCGCGGACACGGGCCCGCGCGAGGATGCCGGCGATGGAGCTCTCCTGGCCGGGCAGGAGCGGCTGCGCCTGGACGAGGTCGTGTCATTCCACGTCGAGGAGGGCAGCGGTGATGTCGGAACCGGCTACGACGACCTGCTCTGGTACGACGTCACCGAGCTGGACGGGCTGGTCAGCGCAGTCTCTCCCTGA
- a CDS encoding wax ester/triacylglycerol synthase family O-acyltransferase — MVNRLGALDAAFLYVEESTLPMHVGSVMIFQPPAEGFDYDRFVAVVGDRIAGHARYRQRIRPVPARLDNPVWVDDVHFDLTYHVRRSALPAPGSGIELEDFVARIMARPLDRDRPLWEAYFVEGMADGTFAIITKVHQAMVDGIHAVDLAHLIIDPEAVPVDQRAGEPNPEPSHLRLVADAVLGSVINPARVIQGVRAGLGDVGETGRRAVETTGRVVSTLARVGAKPAPSSPLNAPVGAARRYVMVETDLDDYRQVRSRLTRGRYVDDVTINDVILATVTGALRCWMQTRGLPVTGASKVRAMVPVSIVNGTGDQLTDAAMTACFIDLPIGENTPSMRLHQISFAMRQQIESASAEGVDAGSLASIGGFAPPTLHSLGARLGSAMSRRLSNLVITNVPGPQQALYVEGSRLCETYPVMPLGREQGLAIGLTSYDGKVYFGLNGDRETLADLGLLAQCIEDALAELRTTPGSGRSY; from the coding sequence GTGGTGAACAGACTCGGTGCCCTCGACGCGGCCTTCCTCTACGTGGAGGAGTCGACCCTGCCGATGCACGTCGGCTCCGTCATGATCTTCCAGCCCCCGGCCGAGGGGTTCGACTACGACCGCTTCGTCGCCGTGGTCGGGGACCGGATCGCCGGTCACGCCCGGTACCGCCAGCGCATCCGCCCGGTCCCCGCACGGCTGGACAACCCCGTGTGGGTCGACGACGTCCACTTCGACCTGACCTACCACGTGCGTCGCTCGGCGCTGCCCGCTCCGGGCTCGGGGATCGAGCTCGAGGACTTCGTCGCCCGGATCATGGCCCGACCCCTCGACCGGGACCGACCGCTGTGGGAGGCCTACTTCGTCGAAGGGATGGCGGACGGCACGTTCGCCATCATCACCAAGGTCCACCAGGCGATGGTCGACGGCATCCACGCGGTCGATCTCGCCCACCTGATCATCGACCCCGAAGCGGTACCGGTCGACCAGCGCGCCGGGGAGCCGAACCCGGAGCCATCCCACCTGCGGCTGGTCGCCGACGCGGTCCTCGGCTCGGTCATCAACCCCGCCCGCGTCATCCAGGGTGTGCGCGCCGGGCTGGGCGATGTGGGCGAGACCGGACGCCGGGCCGTGGAGACGACCGGTCGGGTCGTCTCCACCCTCGCCAGGGTCGGCGCCAAGCCCGCCCCGAGCTCCCCGCTCAATGCCCCGGTGGGTGCCGCCCGCCGCTATGTCATGGTCGAGACCGACCTCGACGACTACCGTCAGGTGCGCAGCCGCCTGACCCGAGGCCGCTACGTCGACGACGTGACGATCAACGACGTCATCCTCGCCACCGTCACCGGGGCCCTGCGCTGCTGGATGCAGACGCGTGGCCTGCCCGTCACCGGCGCCTCCAAGGTTCGCGCCATGGTGCCGGTGAGCATCGTGAACGGCACCGGAGACCAGCTCACCGATGCGGCCATGACCGCCTGCTTCATCGACCTGCCCATCGGGGAGAACACCCCCTCGATGCGGCTGCACCAGATCTCCTTCGCGATGCGTCAGCAGATCGAGTCGGCGTCGGCCGAAGGCGTCGACGCGGGGTCGCTCGCCTCGATCGGCGGTTTCGCCCCGCCGACCCTGCACAGTCTCGGAGCCCGTCTGGGCAGCGCCATGTCACGTCGCCTGTCCAACCTCGTCATCACCAACGTCCCCGGACCCCAGCAGGCGCTCTACGTCGAGGGGTCGCGGTTGTGCGAGACCTACCCCGTGATGCCGCTGGGCCGCGAGCAGGGACTGGCCATCGGCCTCACGTCCTACGACGGCAAGGTGTACTTCGGCCTCAACGGTGACCGGGAGACCCTGGCCGACCTCGGGCTTCTCGCCCAGTGCATCGAGGACGCCCTCGCCGAGCTGCGCACGACCCCCGGATCGGGCCGGTCGTACTGA